A region from the Triticum urartu cultivar G1812 chromosome 1, Tu2.1, whole genome shotgun sequence genome encodes:
- the LOC125512651 gene encoding CCHC-type zinc finger nucleic acid binding protein isoform X1 translates to MSSRSPPPRDRRMRTERTSYRDAPYRRDRDGRRGPSRSASDLCNNCKRPGHFARDCPNVSVCHACGLPGHIAAECSSKDLCWNCKEPGHMANACPNEGICRNCGKSGHIAKDCTAPPMLPGEVKLCNNCYKPGHIAVECTNEKACNNCRKSGHLARNCTNEPVCNLCHVAGHLARQCPKSDEINERGGPPPFRGSDALFRGGDALFRGGDAPFRGGDAPFRGGGGALFHGGYSDVVCRACNQVGHMSRDCMGGAFMICNNCGGRGHMAYECPSGRLLDRFPPRRY, encoded by the exons ATGAGCAGCCGAAGCCCGCCGCCGAGGGACCGGAGGATGCGTACTGAACGCACCTCGTACCGTGACGCGCCATACCGGAGAGACAGGGACGGCCGCCGTGGTCCAAGCAG GTCTGCTAGTGATTTGTGCAACAACTGTAAGCGTCCAGGGCATTTTGCTAGAGATTGTCCAAATGTGTCTGTCTGCCATGCCTGTGGCCTTCCAGG GCACATTGCAGCTGAGTGTTCTTCCAAAGATCTCTGCTGGAACTGCAAAGAGCCTGGGCACATGGCTAATGCCTGCCCGAATGAAGGGATATGCCGCAACTGTGGCAAATCAGGTCACATTGCAAAAGACTGCACTGCTCCGCCAATGCTGCCTGGAGAAGTGAAGCTCTGCAACAACTGCTACAAACCAGGGCACATTGCCGTGGAGTGCACCAATGAGAAGGCCTGCAACAACTGTAGGAAGAGTGGCCATCTTGCCCGTAACTGCACCAATGAGCCTGTTTGCAATCTCTGCCATGTTGCAGGGCATTTGGCCCGTCAATGCCCCAAATCCGACGAGATCAACGAGAGGGGTGGGCCTCCTCCCTTCCGTGGCAGCGATGCTCTGTTCCGTGGCGGCGATGCTCTGTTCCGTGGTGGCGATGCTCCCTTCCGCGGTGGTGATGCTCCCTTCCGTGGTGGCGGTGGTGCTCTCTTCCATGGTGGCTACAGTGACGTGGTCTGCCGGGCCTGCAACCAGGTTGGCCATATGAGCCGTGACTGCATGGGTGGTGCTTTCATGATCTGCAACAACTGCGGTGGCCGTGGTCATATGGCTTATGAGTGTCCATCTGGGAGGCTCCTGGACCGGTTCCCTCCACGCCGATACTGA
- the LOC125512651 gene encoding zinc finger protein GIS2 isoform X2: protein MANACPNEGICRNCGKSGHIAKDCTAPPMLPGEVKLCNNCYKPGHIAVECTNEKACNNCRKSGHLARNCTNEPVCNLCHVAGHLARQCPKSDEINERGGPPPFRGSDALFRGGDALFRGGDAPFRGGDAPFRGGGGALFHGGYSDVVCRACNQVGHMSRDCMGGAFMICNNCGGRGHMAYECPSGRLLDRFPPRRY, encoded by the coding sequence ATGGCTAATGCCTGCCCGAATGAAGGGATATGCCGCAACTGTGGCAAATCAGGTCACATTGCAAAAGACTGCACTGCTCCGCCAATGCTGCCTGGAGAAGTGAAGCTCTGCAACAACTGCTACAAACCAGGGCACATTGCCGTGGAGTGCACCAATGAGAAGGCCTGCAACAACTGTAGGAAGAGTGGCCATCTTGCCCGTAACTGCACCAATGAGCCTGTTTGCAATCTCTGCCATGTTGCAGGGCATTTGGCCCGTCAATGCCCCAAATCCGACGAGATCAACGAGAGGGGTGGGCCTCCTCCCTTCCGTGGCAGCGATGCTCTGTTCCGTGGCGGCGATGCTCTGTTCCGTGGTGGCGATGCTCCCTTCCGCGGTGGTGATGCTCCCTTCCGTGGTGGCGGTGGTGCTCTCTTCCATGGTGGCTACAGTGACGTGGTCTGCCGGGCCTGCAACCAGGTTGGCCATATGAGCCGTGACTGCATGGGTGGTGCTTTCATGATCTGCAACAACTGCGGTGGCCGTGGTCATATGGCTTATGAGTGTCCATCTGGGAGGCTCCTGGACCGGTTCCCTCCACGCCGATACTGA
- the LOC125512666 gene encoding uncharacterized protein LOC125512666 — MSLAGCGSGGGAAATWTPPYCTIVAADTSDFSYLSCPTCGRRALPGHPEGSPCGACGGPAPARAYRLLLSVATHDRVFPVVLFDRAARALLGCSADELARLFAAHRGAARAAADALQGEMCRLALREPTKDGAEHLRAVSVVPLRDGFRPVVDTLRTLYSRAGG; from the coding sequence ATGTCTCTCGCCGGCTGCggcagtggcggcggcgcggcggcgacgTGGACGCCACCGTACTGCACCATCGTGGCGGCCGACACGTCCGACTTCTCGTACCTCTCCTGCCCGACCTGCGGCCGCCGCGCGCTCCCGGGCCACCCCGAGGGCTCCCCCTGCGGCGCGTGCGGCGGACCCGCCCCGGCGCGCGCCTACCGGCTGCTCCTCTCCGTGGCCACCCACGACCGCGTCTTCCCCGTCGTCCTCTTCGACCGCGCCGCGCGCGCCCTGCTCGGCTGCTCCGCTGACGAGCTCGCGCGCCTCTTCGCCGCGCACCGGGGCGCCGCGCGCGCCGCGGCGGACGCCCTGCAGGGGGAAATGTGTCGCCTGGCGCTGCGCGAGCCCACCAAGGACGGTGCCGAGCACCTCCGCGCCGTCTCCGTCGTGCCGCTCCGTGACGGGTTCCGCCCGGTCGTCGACACCCTCAGGACGCTCTACTCGCGCGCCGGCGGCTGA